The following proteins are encoded in a genomic region of Arachis ipaensis cultivar K30076 chromosome B02, Araip1.1, whole genome shotgun sequence:
- the LOC107627234 gene encoding uncharacterized protein LOC107627234, with translation MAPCKALYGRKFQSLLCWHEAGESSLLGQEIIAETTEQIKKIRSRMLVAQSHQKSYPDWRRKPLEFEEGEHVFLKVTLTTGVGRAIKTKKLNPRYIEPFEILKRNGPVAYRIALLPHLSNLHDVFHVSQLQKYTPDTSHILEPESVQVKEDLTLPVTPVRIDDTSIKCLCGKEVSLVKAAWSRAGIEEHAWELESDMRKNCPLLFSGN, from the coding sequence ATGGCTCCGTGTAAGGCTCTGTATGGGAGGAAGTTTCAATCTCTACTATGTTGGCATGAGGCTGGAGAATCAAGCCTATTAGGGCAAGAAATAATAGCCGAGACCACTGAACAGATAAAGAAGATCCGAAGCCGAATGCTTGTAGCTCAAAGCCATCAAAAGAGTTATCCTGATTGGAGGCGAAAGCCTttagaatttgaggaaggagagcaCGTGTTCTTGAAAGTCACTCTGACAACCGGTGTGGGCAGAGCCATTAAGACGAAGAAACTAAATCCACGTTACATCGAACCGTTTGAAATTTTGAAGAGAAATGGACCGGTGGCCTATAGAATCGCTTTACTACCGCATCTTTCAAACCTACATGATGTGTTTCATGTGTCACAGCTTCAGAAGTATACTCCTGATACAAGTCATATTTTGGAACCGGAATCGGTTCAAGTAAAAGAGGATCTGACGCTTCCAGTAACCCCGGTTAGGATTGATGACACCAGTATCAAGTGTTTGTGTGGGAAAgaagtatcattggtaaaagCAGCTTGGAGTCGGGCTGGTATTGAAGAGCATGCTTGGGAGCTTGAATCGGATATGCGGAAGAACTGCCCACtactcttttcaggtaactaa